From a single Anoplolepis gracilipes chromosome 3, ASM4749672v1, whole genome shotgun sequence genomic region:
- the LOC140663730 gene encoding uncharacterized protein, with the protein MHASPEHCYKINRVFLKMLGLWPYQQSNFTRIHKALFAGLLLSFILVQVKNMLERMRDDWRLLKDKIEIDIIEKYANEIKFSSIVSILIGFFFVFFLAIIQFLPLLLDVILPLNESRPFRIIVIAEYFINQEKYIYIILLHEALAVFIAFTTLYSTLTTIVIYIWHACALFKIASHRIENIIEKNAFMIPIFGRQYVYYQKIIYAVLIHRRAVEFAGLISSNFTILFAILIIVGVSSLSINLFQVTLINNNTEDMCIIVLLISLHLSYMFIINYAGQKVTDHGVELFKAIYNGLWYTAPLHTQKLLLFIMQKGNVNITLIFGGLYIVSLQGFASLTNAAVSYFMVMYTRK; encoded by the exons ATGCACGCTTCACCAGAACACTGTTACAAAATCAATCGAGTATTTCTCAAGATGCTTGGTTTATGGCCTTATCAGCAATCAAATTTCACACGAATACATAAAGCGCTGTTTGCCGGTcttcttttatcatttatccTTGTccag GTGAAGAATATGCTGGAACGAATGCGGGATGATTGGAGAttattgaaagataaaatagaaattgacattatagaaaaatacgctaacgagataaaattttcttcaatagTTTCAATat tGATTGGTTTCTTTTTCGTGTTTTTTCTTGCGATAATTCAATTTCTACCATTACTCCTTGACGTTATATTACCACTGAATGAATCACGGCCTTTCCGAATTATTGTGATCgcagaatattttatcaaccaagaaaaatatatttatattatattgttacacGAGGCATTAGCAGTTTTCATAGCATTTACCACGCTGTATAGTACGCTTACaacaattgtaatatatatatggcaCGCATGTGCGCTATTTAAAATCGCAAG tcATCGAATAGAGAatattatcgagaaaaatgcgTTTATGATTCCTATTTTTGGGAGACAGTATGTGTATTAccaaaagattatatatgcgGTGCTTATTCATCGAAGGGCAGTTGA GTTTGCCGGACTTATTTCATctaattttacgatattattCGCCATTCTGATTATTGTTGGCGTAAGTTCATTAAGTATCAATCTTTTTCAA GtaacattaataaacaataacacTGAAGATATGTGTATAATCGTTTTACTCATTTCCCTACATTTaagttatatgtttattattaattacgccGGACAAAAAGTAACAGATCATGGAGTGGAATTGTTCAAAGCAAT ttATAATGGATTGTGGTATACAGCACCATTGCATAcgcagaaattattattatttataatgcaaaaagGAAATGTAAACATCACTTTAATATTCGGCGGCTTATATATAGTATCCTTACAAGGGTTCGCTTcg CTTACGAATGCTGCAGTATCCTATTTTATGGTAATGTATACGCGAAAGTAA